In the genome of Dyadobacter fermentans DSM 18053, the window TTCCAAGGCCCACGAGCGAGTTGGCGCCGATATGCACTGCCCCCACGCCATTGTTAATTGTACTGAAATCCTCGATCATGGAATTGTCGCCGATCGAAAAGGGATTGAACGGGAGTACATCCATGCGTACCCACCGGCGGATGATCACATTTTTACCCCTTTTATGGAAGAAGCGGTTCAAAAATATCCGGACCCAGAGCCTCGGGCGCGCCTGATTGGTCGGGATCAGCATCCAATGGACAAATTTTTTCAGCCCCGGACTGTTCCGGATTTGGTCGGATAACGACATTTTACCTAGATTAGAGAGGTGTAGTAATATTTTTATCAAAAGTATTTTGTATTACTACAAAGTCAAGCGAAAGTGATTTTAAATAAATATTGTTCCGTGATATGCCGATGAAATATGCCGCTTTGGGGCTCCTGCTTTTTTTTACCATTCAGAGCGCTTCTGCCCAGGAGTCTTTGAGCAAAGACGTCGATTACGCGTACCTGGACAGGCTGATCGCCATTAGCAAGGCCAATTATCCCAAAATCAAAATGTACCAGGCGCATATCGATGCGGCTGCCACGGGAGTCAGAAAGGCGAAGCTTTCCTATTTCGATATTTTCAACTTCTCTTACCTGTACGTGCCCAAAAACGACCGTGCTGCGCCGGTTTCCCCTTCATTTCCATTCACTTATCAGTTCGGCTTTTTTGTCAATATCGGCGCCATTCTGCAAAAGCCGTCGATGGTGAAGCAGGCTAAAAGCGAACTGGCATCGGCGGAATACGACAAGCAGTCGTTCGACCTGAATATGGAAGCGGAGATCAAGAAAAGGTATTTCACATACATTCAGAAGAAGGCCGTCTACCGCGTGCGCTCGAATGCGTCGCTGGACGTCGAAAGCATGCTCGACAATGTGAAGAAACGCTTCGAAATGGGGCAGGAGACATTGGAAAAGTATAATCAGGTGCTCATCATGCAAACCGACCACGCACAAAATCTCCTGAATTCGGAGAGCGAAGTGCTGGTGGCAAAAAGCAGCCTGGAAGAATTGTTAGGACAAAAATTAGAAGATATCAAATGACGGAGGTTGTACAGTTTTTAAGATTGCTGCAGAGGAATAAGATCACCCTCATCCTGGTTCCGCTGATCACCGTTATCGTGTGCTATTTCCTGGTGCGGCGGCTGCCGGATACCTACGAGTCGCATGCCCGCATTGCCACGGGCCTGGTGGATAAGACCGACCAGGTGGTAACGCGTGCCAAAGACGAGCAAGATCAGCAGATTGCCCGCAAATTCGAGAGCCTCATCCAGGTAATGCGCCTGAAACGGACGCTCGACCAGGTATCCTACCGCTTGATTTTGAACGATTTGAAAGGCCTCAAAGACTCCACCTGGCGCGAGCCCGTGCGTGCGCTGGAAGAAATGAGCAAGGCCGATAAGGCGAACGCCATTGCGCTGATCACCCAGAAATACCAGAAGCGCGAGGAGCTGTTTTTGTGGAAGCCGGGAGAAAAGAAGCTCAACGACATCATCGTGGACATGGGCTACGGGGCCAACTCGCTGCGCGAAAAGCTGGTCATTTACCGCACCGGCGTGGGCGATTATATCGATATCGAATACGAAGCGGAAGACCCCGATCTGGCTGCTTACGTGATCAATACGCTCGCCCAGGAGTTTATTTCGGACAATTCGTCGCGTGTGGTAGGGAATAATAAGAAGACCATTGACTTCCTGCAAAGTTTCATGCAGCAAAAGCTCAATGCGCTCAACGAGCGGATGAACACGCTGAAAAACTTCAAGATCCAGAACCGCGTACTGAACCTGAACGAGCAGGCTAAGAGCATTTACGGGCAAATGGCCGACTTCGAAACGCGCCGCCAGATCGCCCAGAAGGATATTATCGCCTACACGGCGGCCATCGGCAACATCGATCGGCGCTTTAACCCCACCGAGCGCAAATATTTCGAAAGCGCGTTGACGGACATTAACCAGAAGATCATCGCCACAAAGAGCAATCTCAAAGCGATGAACGAGCGCTACATCCTGAGCAATTTCGACAACCGCGTGA includes:
- a CDS encoding TolC family protein gives rise to the protein MPMKYAALGLLLFFTIQSASAQESLSKDVDYAYLDRLIAISKANYPKIKMYQAHIDAAATGVRKAKLSYFDIFNFSYLYVPKNDRAAPVSPSFPFTYQFGFFVNIGAILQKPSMVKQAKSELASAEYDKQSFDLNMEAEIKKRYFTYIQKKAVYRVRSNASLDVESMLDNVKKRFEMGQETLEKYNQVLIMQTDHAQNLLNSESEVLVAKSSLEELLGQKLEDIK